A DNA window from Prosthecobacter debontii contains the following coding sequences:
- a CDS encoding RluA family pseudouridine synthase, producing MTPQTVREPTPLFAFLTTQWPEVKRTKLKQWLRFSGIQVNGHPVHKHDHPLQPGDVVSIHPQKAPPPVTVPLPKGLSIIHEDAALLVIQKPAGLLTIATETERTRTAFRVMTDYLRETSRGRQERLWIIHRLDRETSGLLVLAKTEEAKTWMQENWARMEKTYLAIVEGSPSATSGTLQNHLDETQPHRVYVTQRATSTTREAITHYRRLGQGFGRSLLEVTLDTGRRHQIRAQLAAAGCPIVGDAKYGASTDPAKRIALHACRLKILHPDDDAEMVFESALPQELARLVPSTPC from the coding sequence ATGACCCCACAAACTGTCCGCGAACCCACCCCCCTCTTTGCTTTTCTGACCACTCAATGGCCAGAAGTTAAACGCACCAAGCTGAAACAATGGCTGCGCTTCAGCGGCATCCAGGTCAATGGCCATCCCGTCCACAAGCATGATCACCCCCTTCAGCCCGGGGATGTCGTCAGCATCCATCCGCAAAAAGCGCCGCCTCCAGTCACCGTGCCCCTTCCGAAAGGCCTGAGCATCATCCATGAAGACGCGGCGCTTCTCGTGATCCAAAAACCAGCAGGCCTGCTCACCATCGCCACAGAGACCGAGCGCACTCGCACTGCGTTCCGCGTCATGACCGACTATCTGAGAGAGACGTCACGCGGCCGTCAAGAGCGCCTGTGGATCATCCACCGTCTAGATCGGGAAACCTCTGGCCTGCTTGTTTTAGCCAAAACCGAGGAAGCGAAAACCTGGATGCAGGAAAACTGGGCACGGATGGAGAAGACCTATCTAGCCATCGTCGAAGGCAGCCCCTCGGCCACATCTGGGACACTCCAAAACCACCTGGATGAAACCCAACCCCATCGAGTGTATGTGACTCAGCGGGCGACCTCGACTACTCGCGAGGCGATCACCCACTACCGTCGCCTCGGTCAGGGCTTCGGCCGCAGTTTACTCGAAGTGACCCTCGATACGGGGCGCCGCCATCAGATCCGCGCTCAATTGGCCGCCGCAGGGTGCCCCATCGTGGGAGATGCTAAATATGGAGCCAGCACAGACCCTGCAAAGCGCATCGCCCTCCATGCCTGTCGCTTAAAAATACTCCACCCTGATGATGATGCCGAGATGGTTTTTGAATCGGCGCTACCCCAGGAATTAGCCCGCTTAGTGCCCAGCACCCCATGCTAG
- a CDS encoding glycosyl-4,4'-diaponeurosporenoate acyltransferase CrtO family protein has protein sequence MNAWRTPIDAKAKAKWMWTVWVLSALASVSMVMAVPQIDKHPMGFAFAVSWVVSGFVGLFTQNTLLRRNPWHFRFASWERSGQVYRWVGVEAFCWLLRHSPLGWLNPAIRLTGQRSGLENLLRQMNFAEGAHLIGGVMTLGFSIGSAMTGHVAVALSFAVITLFFHVYPLLTQRWNRLRVARVIQRMGSKLHEKA, from the coding sequence ATGAACGCGTGGCGAACCCCTATCGATGCGAAGGCAAAAGCAAAGTGGATGTGGACCGTTTGGGTGTTGTCTGCTCTTGCGAGTGTCAGCATGGTTATGGCAGTGCCTCAGATTGACAAGCACCCGATGGGCTTTGCTTTTGCGGTCTCATGGGTTGTTAGTGGATTTGTCGGACTCTTCACTCAAAACACGCTCCTTCGCAGGAACCCTTGGCATTTTCGTTTTGCGTCATGGGAACGCTCTGGCCAGGTTTACCGCTGGGTTGGCGTTGAGGCATTCTGTTGGTTGTTGCGGCATAGCCCGCTGGGTTGGCTTAATCCTGCCATCCGGCTGACAGGCCAGAGATCGGGCCTCGAAAACCTGCTGAGACAAATGAATTTTGCCGAAGGTGCCCACCTGATCGGGGGGGTGATGACACTAGGTTTCTCCATCGGATCTGCCATGACCGGGCATGTGGCGGTCGCACTCTCTTTTGCCGTGATCACCCTATTTTTTCATGTCTATCCTCTGCTTACCCAAAGATGGAATCGTCTGCGTGTAGCCAGAGTGATCCAACGAATGGGATCGAAACTTCATGAAAAAGCCTAA
- a CDS encoding DUF4279 domain-containing protein — MSDDMDLEEVTSLVKAEPTETQKKGDLRSASRQQAYNKTGWWISSKGLISSKDSRDHIDFILSKLADSDAGFSVLHSRGYLVDLCVRWDSVSGHGGPTLSPIQMSRLAALDIEVWFDIYFHGDDFAFEGETPPPKPPSGEQDFPPNV; from the coding sequence ATGTCGGATGATATGGACCTTGAGGAGGTGACGTCACTGGTCAAGGCCGAGCCAACAGAAACCCAGAAGAAGGGGGATTTACGGTCGGCTTCAAGGCAGCAGGCCTACAATAAGACAGGATGGTGGATTTCGTCAAAGGGATTGATATCGTCGAAAGACTCGCGAGATCACATTGACTTCATTCTCTCCAAGCTTGCTGATTCAGATGCTGGTTTTAGCGTGCTTCATAGCCGTGGATATCTGGTAGATCTTTGTGTTCGCTGGGATTCCGTATCCGGCCACGGTGGACCTACTCTCTCACCCATTCAGATGTCACGTCTTGCTGCGCTCGACATTGAAGTATGGTTCGATATCTACTTTCATGGGGACGATTTCGCATTTGAAGGAGAGACTCCGCCACCGAAGCCACCAAGTGGCGAACAAGACTTCCCTCCTAACGTCTGA
- a CDS encoding transglutaminase-like domain-containing protein, whose product MSGLAKLDHLISLLDDDSQVVQEAIQKELLSMRQELPERLRLMDRPLTEEEEQRMGRLLEPARRAELEERWMRWRWLDHPTTQLEEGIAQISAYLHSWRTQPGELSQKLDALAEEAFRDQGRMDARELSDWLFSPVNGTARFRGNSKDYYTPHNSNLFWVLETGLGNPISLCCLYRLLGQRFGLDIYGCNFPGHFLAQVEHAERTWLVDCFNRGRFMLSTDVARHHPAANPSIEDVIRTAASTDAILLRILRNLDEAFDRIDNFTSRQVMRNLAVKLMED is encoded by the coding sequence ATGTCCGGCCTCGCCAAACTCGATCATCTCATCTCCCTCCTGGACGATGACTCCCAGGTCGTCCAGGAAGCGATTCAAAAAGAGCTGCTGAGCATGCGCCAAGAGTTGCCTGAGCGACTGCGGCTGATGGACCGGCCTCTGACCGAAGAAGAGGAACAGCGGATGGGCCGCCTGCTAGAGCCTGCCCGCCGAGCGGAACTGGAGGAACGCTGGATGCGCTGGCGCTGGCTGGATCATCCCACGACACAGCTTGAGGAGGGCATTGCCCAGATTTCCGCCTATCTGCATAGCTGGCGCACACAGCCCGGCGAGCTGTCTCAAAAGCTGGACGCCTTAGCTGAAGAAGCCTTTCGTGACCAAGGCCGGATGGATGCCCGCGAGCTGAGCGATTGGCTCTTCTCCCCCGTCAATGGCACCGCGCGCTTCCGAGGGAACAGCAAAGACTATTACACGCCTCACAACAGCAACCTCTTTTGGGTGTTGGAAACCGGTCTGGGCAATCCCATCAGCCTCTGCTGCCTTTATCGCCTGTTAGGCCAAAGATTCGGCCTCGACATCTACGGCTGTAACTTTCCCGGTCACTTTCTGGCTCAGGTGGAGCACGCTGAGCGCACCTGGCTGGTGGATTGCTTCAATCGCGGCCGCTTCATGCTCTCCACCGATGTCGCCCGGCATCACCCAGCGGCAAATCCGTCCATCGAAGATGTGATCCGCACAGCAGCTAGCACAGACGCGATCCTCCTCCGCATCCTACGAAATCTGGATGAGGCCTTTGATCGCATCGATAACTTCACCAGTCGCCAAGTGATGCGAAACCTCGCGGTGAAATTGATGGAAGACTAA
- a CDS encoding bactofilin family protein: MTSSKNVLANDVEIKGSIKFSHDLIIDGKIEGEVHSDGSLTVGENALIKGEIRTRSVIIFGKVEGNITVTERCELKSNAILVGDIEAGTLSIEEGATFMGASKVGRKPEPAKPAPLGGRPAAPAQP; this comes from the coding sequence ATGACCTCCAGCAAAAACGTTCTCGCCAACGACGTCGAGATCAAAGGCTCCATCAAATTTTCTCATGACCTCATCATCGATGGTAAAATCGAAGGTGAAGTGCACTCCGACGGCAGCCTGACCGTGGGTGAAAATGCGCTGATCAAGGGTGAGATCCGCACCCGTTCCGTCATTATTTTCGGCAAAGTCGAAGGTAACATCACCGTCACTGAGCGTTGCGAGCTGAAGAGCAATGCCATCCTCGTCGGTGACATCGAAGCTGGCACATTGTCCATCGAAGAAGGCGCCACCTTTATGGGTGCCTCCAAAGTGGGTCGCAAGCCAGAGCCTGCCAAGCCAGCTCCTCTGGGGGGCCGTCCTGCCGCTCCTGCGCAACCTTAA
- a CDS encoding polymer-forming cytoskeletal protein, whose product MSTFCKKCGVHLTIHRKKVTASTVTRSGMGMPDPWADSKPKPPADIPSSQQEEDTAPTGSTPEPSAQPAAADPLVAEMQLPVSEEEAAEGGFGVFLKQQATQGTGPSASEKAPIPETPQEDEKPVDLTKDDAPAEQAASFGEPEPQEEGTENEAQESTSEEDNENLSETEAPSTGDVKPKSFLASRRPQSNSPPPTPAPAPMSASTLQKMKSEGMYRNQYFKDAECFECGHKFKVSRSARSTTCPNCSATIPLDDVEVNMPTGESIRTRGDVLIRKRGQVSAERIECKDFRCQGILEANVTASGDAIFRATGTMIGEIHCRRFIIEKGSDVVFLNEIHAEEVEVQAKITGTLFSSGPLVIGINGSVNGDVTARSVSIEPGGELNGAMNIVRSKTLPPPISEV is encoded by the coding sequence GTGTCCACATTCTGCAAAAAGTGCGGTGTGCACCTGACCATTCATCGCAAGAAGGTCACTGCGTCCACCGTCACCCGCTCAGGCATGGGCATGCCTGATCCATGGGCAGATTCTAAACCCAAGCCTCCTGCCGACATCCCATCTTCGCAGCAAGAGGAGGACACGGCACCGACGGGCTCGACACCAGAGCCCAGCGCACAGCCCGCAGCAGCCGATCCACTCGTTGCAGAGATGCAGCTGCCTGTTTCCGAAGAAGAAGCAGCCGAGGGCGGATTTGGCGTCTTCCTCAAACAGCAAGCCACTCAAGGGACAGGCCCAAGCGCCAGTGAGAAAGCTCCTATTCCAGAGACTCCACAGGAAGATGAAAAGCCGGTAGATCTCACGAAAGACGACGCCCCTGCGGAACAAGCAGCTTCATTTGGCGAACCTGAGCCCCAAGAGGAAGGCACAGAAAATGAGGCCCAAGAATCCACATCTGAGGAAGACAACGAAAACCTCTCCGAAACGGAGGCTCCTAGCACGGGCGATGTGAAGCCCAAATCGTTTCTGGCATCCCGCCGGCCTCAATCCAATTCCCCGCCGCCCACCCCGGCCCCTGCTCCGATGAGCGCCAGCACTCTTCAGAAAATGAAGAGTGAAGGTATGTATCGGAACCAGTATTTCAAAGACGCTGAGTGCTTTGAATGCGGCCATAAGTTCAAGGTGAGCCGCTCGGCTCGGTCAACCACCTGCCCTAACTGCAGTGCCACAATCCCGCTGGATGATGTGGAGGTGAATATGCCGACTGGGGAGTCCATCCGCACGCGTGGAGATGTCCTCATTCGAAAACGCGGCCAGGTATCCGCCGAACGCATCGAGTGCAAAGACTTCCGTTGCCAGGGTATCCTGGAAGCGAATGTCACCGCATCAGGTGACGCCATCTTCCGTGCCACTGGCACCATGATCGGTGAGATCCATTGCCGCCGCTTCATCATCGAAAAAGGCTCTGATGTCGTCTTCCTCAATGAGATCCATGCGGAAGAAGTGGAAGTGCAAGCCAAGATCACAGGCACCCTTTTCTCAAGCGGTCCCCTCGTCATCGGTATCAATGGCTCCGTGAATGGCGATGTCACCGCCCGCTCCGTCTCCATCGAACCCGGGGGTGAACTCAACGGTGCGATGAACATCGTGCGGAGTAAGACGCTCCCACCACCGATTTCTGAAGTCTAA
- a CDS encoding M15 family metallopeptidase, translated as MRSLLQILLISLLALPLACSAAKKNKGLVEVRKRVPGVMVDLRYSTTQNVLGRPVYPPNMPCLLRASTAKKLKKAQTQLKRQGYGIKIWDAWRPPEAHQLLFGQADSSGMFLDPIHGWSRHCGGISIDATLVDLQGREQRMPTAFDEDLHQASSHQQPKDPEIRRNLTLLHEAMTEAGFKPLPGEWWHFDDLEFLYRRIPVIRAKDVGVKIIE; from the coding sequence ATGCGCTCACTCCTCCAGATTCTGCTCATCAGCCTCCTGGCTCTCCCCCTAGCCTGCTCCGCAGCCAAGAAGAACAAAGGGCTCGTCGAGGTCAGAAAACGGGTGCCTGGAGTGATGGTAGATCTGCGCTACAGCACCACGCAGAATGTCCTCGGGCGTCCCGTTTACCCGCCGAACATGCCCTGCCTGCTGAGAGCCTCCACGGCGAAGAAGCTGAAGAAAGCCCAGACTCAACTGAAGCGACAGGGCTACGGGATCAAGATCTGGGATGCCTGGCGCCCCCCGGAAGCGCACCAGTTGCTCTTTGGGCAAGCGGACAGTTCAGGTATGTTTCTGGATCCCATCCATGGCTGGTCACGGCACTGCGGTGGCATCTCCATAGATGCGACCTTGGTGGATCTGCAGGGTCGTGAGCAACGCATGCCCACCGCCTTTGACGAAGACCTTCACCAGGCTTCCAGTCATCAGCAACCGAAGGACCCTGAGATCCGGCGCAATCTCACCCTCCTGCACGAAGCCATGACCGAGGCTGGTTTCAAACCTCTGCCCGGAGAGTGGTGGCACTTCGATGACCTGGAGTTTCTCTACCGCAGGATACCGGTCATTCGCGCCAAAGATGTCGGGGTGAAGATCATCGAATGA
- a CDS encoding GNAT family N-acetyltransferase, with protein sequence MSISPKNLPFPISLPTRRLQLRRLQRADAESLCAYRSLPEVARYQSWETYGPEDAARLLHDQQDRDIGMPGTWLQVAVVETRTGQMIGDFGLHCLADEPCQFEIGVTFAPDWQGQGYATEALECLLNYLFTERSARRIFATTDVLNVPAAALFRRLGFRQEAHHVEHRAYKGTWTSEYVFALLAREWEVRSHSHPKPGSVSTFAEI encoded by the coding sequence ATGAGCATCTCACCCAAGAACCTGCCATTTCCGATCTCATTGCCCACTCGCCGGTTGCAACTCAGGCGTTTGCAGAGAGCCGATGCGGAGTCCCTTTGTGCCTATCGTTCGCTGCCTGAGGTCGCTCGGTATCAGTCATGGGAGACCTATGGCCCCGAGGACGCGGCGCGTCTTCTCCACGATCAGCAGGATCGTGACATTGGTATGCCGGGCACATGGCTTCAGGTGGCTGTCGTCGAGACTAGGACAGGTCAGATGATCGGCGACTTCGGCCTGCACTGTCTCGCTGACGAGCCCTGTCAGTTTGAGATTGGCGTCACTTTTGCGCCTGATTGGCAAGGACAGGGGTATGCGACCGAGGCACTGGAGTGTTTGCTAAACTATTTGTTTACCGAGCGATCTGCCCGCCGGATTTTCGCCACGACGGATGTCCTGAACGTGCCGGCAGCTGCCTTGTTCAGGCGGCTGGGATTCCGGCAGGAGGCTCATCATGTGGAGCACCGAGCCTACAAGGGCACGTGGACCAGCGAGTATGTCTTTGCGCTTTTGGCTCGGGAGTGGGAGGTGAGATCACATTCACATCCGAAGCCCGGCTCGGTTTCGACGTTTGCAGAGATTTAG
- a CDS encoding N-acetylmuramoyl-L-alanine amidase, producing the protein MNRFPLLRLGLIWLIMAGFGLSAAQALTFSTVILDAGHGGHDGGAAWHGLVEKRLCLDVAQRVERILKAKGVRVVMTRRSDVFVELDNRARIANRYLKSVFVSIHFNANRKTSITGMEGYYRSSRGKILAASILRSMDRRVTGTNRGVFNRNFKVLRSTLMPAAVIECGYLSNRTEAKRCASPSHRQAIAEGIAAGILATRG; encoded by the coding sequence ATGAACCGTTTTCCGCTGCTCCGTCTCGGCTTGATCTGGCTCATCATGGCTGGCTTTGGGCTCAGTGCTGCCCAGGCGTTGACGTTCAGCACGGTCATTCTGGATGCCGGGCATGGAGGTCATGATGGCGGCGCGGCGTGGCACGGTCTGGTGGAAAAACGGCTCTGTCTGGATGTGGCCCAGCGCGTGGAGCGGATCTTGAAGGCCAAGGGCGTGCGGGTGGTGATGACCCGTCGGAGCGACGTGTTTGTTGAACTGGATAACCGCGCTCGCATCGCCAACCGCTACTTGAAGTCGGTCTTCGTCAGCATTCATTTCAATGCCAACCGCAAGACCAGCATCACGGGCATGGAGGGTTACTACCGGAGCAGCCGAGGGAAAATCTTGGCGGCCAGCATCCTGCGGTCCATGGATCGTCGCGTGACGGGGACGAATCGGGGCGTGTTCAACCGCAACTTCAAGGTCCTCCGCTCCACGCTCATGCCGGCGGCAGTCATCGAATGTGGCTATCTCAGCAATCGCACCGAGGCCAAACGCTGTGCCAGCCCCAGTCATCGACAAGCGATTGCAGAAGGCATCGCTGCGGGCATCTTGGCGACTCGTGGATAA
- a CDS encoding prepilin peptidase, which yields MTRYQILNALLHFLFFFVGAGIGSFLNVVIYRLPRDLSVNEPRRSFCPSCKYQIPWYHNIPIVSWLLLRGRCANCGVSISPRYLGVELFTGLVFYAVLWCFGGDWAEIVIWGPKVVCLWVFMSLLIAGTFIDIEHYLLPAEITRNGTIAGILASLWVPAFQDQDVWWRGGLMAIASAAVGFGGLRIVVELGKLAFGRKRLKFAQAEAWSVTQPDENEPPIVTVGEDKIEWVDLFGMQRPTDRLVVTCPVLRVNDQTFSDIIAELYVETLKIKDSTGKEETFDLEKVTLLEGKATEVMIPREAMGLGDVHFMMMIGAFVGWKAVLFTIFAASILGTLISTLTRVTGRAEWGSKLPFGPYLAAGAGLWVFYGPQVVDWYMNKVTGGHDF from the coding sequence ATGACCCGTTACCAGATTCTCAATGCCCTTCTGCACTTCCTCTTTTTCTTCGTCGGGGCGGGCATTGGCTCCTTTTTGAATGTGGTCATCTACCGCCTGCCGCGGGATCTCTCCGTGAATGAACCGCGGCGTTCCTTTTGCCCGAGCTGCAAATATCAGATCCCCTGGTATCACAACATCCCCATCGTGAGCTGGCTGCTGCTGCGGGGACGGTGCGCCAATTGTGGGGTGTCGATTTCTCCGCGTTATCTTGGGGTCGAGCTTTTCACCGGGTTGGTCTTTTACGCCGTGCTTTGGTGCTTCGGTGGTGACTGGGCCGAGATTGTCATTTGGGGACCTAAAGTGGTTTGCCTGTGGGTCTTCATGAGCCTGCTCATTGCTGGCACCTTCATTGATATCGAGCACTACCTGCTGCCCGCCGAGATTACACGGAATGGCACCATTGCCGGCATCTTGGCCTCGCTCTGGGTGCCTGCTTTTCAGGATCAGGACGTGTGGTGGCGTGGCGGGCTCATGGCCATCGCCAGTGCTGCGGTCGGTTTTGGCGGGCTGCGCATCGTGGTCGAGCTTGGCAAACTCGCCTTTGGGCGCAAACGCCTGAAGTTTGCTCAGGCCGAAGCCTGGAGCGTGACCCAGCCGGATGAAAACGAGCCGCCCATCGTGACGGTGGGAGAGGATAAGATCGAGTGGGTGGACCTCTTTGGCATGCAGCGGCCCACGGATCGCCTCGTCGTCACATGCCCCGTCCTGCGGGTCAATGACCAAACGTTCTCCGACATCATCGCTGAGCTGTATGTGGAGACGCTCAAGATCAAAGATAGCACCGGCAAGGAAGAGACCTTTGATCTGGAGAAGGTGACCTTGCTGGAAGGGAAGGCCACCGAGGTCATGATCCCGCGCGAGGCCATGGGCCTGGGCGATGTCCACTTCATGATGATGATCGGCGCCTTCGTAGGGTGGAAAGCCGTGCTCTTCACCATCTTTGCCGCCTCCATTCTGGGTACCCTCATCTCCACCCTCACCCGTGTGACCGGGCGTGCCGAGTGGGGGAGCAAACTGCCCTTCGGCCCCTACCTCGCTGCCGGGGCTGGTCTGTGGGTGTTTTATGGTCCGCAGGTCGTGGATTGGTACATGAACAAGGTCACCGGCGGCCACGATTTCTGA
- a CDS encoding AraC family transcriptional regulator — translation MAPNSTQLRERFLRALAPESQFYRVLDHLPGISFFAKNSRFQIVCANQHFVESLGYKTELDLIGKEDFDIFPTRLAENFRRDDEQVLTTGEARLNLVELFFNPQGIPDWFITNKLPVRDRKGKVIGIMGTTQSYSHAAQTVHPYQQIEKALTYIRQHFRERITVEELAGMVHISTRQLHRKFVETFGVSPQTFIMKLRIQAACDALQHEDAQIGIVATEMGFCDQSSFTQHFHRHVGITPLKYQRQFRLVRKTGE, via the coding sequence ATGGCTCCTAACTCCACCCAACTCCGTGAGCGCTTCCTGCGTGCCTTGGCCCCGGAGAGCCAATTTTACCGGGTGTTAGACCACCTGCCGGGCATCTCCTTTTTTGCCAAAAACAGCCGTTTTCAGATCGTCTGTGCCAATCAGCACTTCGTGGAAAGCCTCGGTTATAAAACCGAACTGGACCTCATTGGAAAAGAGGATTTCGATATCTTCCCCACCCGACTTGCGGAGAACTTCCGCCGCGATGATGAGCAAGTGCTGACGACAGGTGAAGCGCGTCTGAATCTCGTCGAGTTATTTTTCAATCCGCAGGGAATCCCAGACTGGTTCATCACCAACAAGCTCCCAGTGAGAGATCGCAAAGGCAAAGTGATCGGCATCATGGGCACCACCCAGAGCTACAGCCATGCCGCTCAGACAGTGCATCCCTATCAACAGATCGAAAAAGCGCTCACCTACATCCGGCAGCACTTTCGCGAGCGCATCACGGTGGAGGAACTGGCAGGCATGGTTCATATCTCCACACGTCAGCTCCATCGGAAGTTTGTCGAGACGTTCGGAGTCAGTCCTCAGACCTTCATCATGAAGCTGCGCATCCAAGCCGCGTGCGATGCGCTCCAGCATGAAGATGCCCAAATTGGCATCGTTGCCACCGAGATGGGATTCTGCGATCAGAGCAGTTTCACTCAGCACTTTCACCGCCACGTCGGCATCACGCCTTTAAAATATCAGCGCCAATTCCGCTTGGTTAGAAAAACTGGAGAATGA
- a CDS encoding DUF4259 domain-containing protein: MQSTLNGISRVIDAARSPLLSFRRSANFDASLVFNKTNLTENTFMGAWGIKTFENDGALDWLGDFRDAPSEAKFRQTFAPQPPKGFLSKLFGGGSSASPPELDGEDVLAAAEILATLRGHPAVDAMEDLADLPDIKVTDEIVALAIQAIDSVMTSSDLKDCWEDTDDFESWVETVKDIRARLSRA, translated from the coding sequence ATGCAATCAACGCTGAATGGCATCAGTCGTGTCATCGACGCTGCCCGCTCGCCGTTGTTGTCGTTTAGACGTTCTGCCAACTTCGATGCGTCACTCGTTTTCAACAAAACCAATCTAACCGAAAATACATTTATGGGAGCATGGGGCATCAAGACTTTTGAAAACGATGGCGCGTTGGATTGGCTGGGGGACTTTCGAGATGCTCCGTCTGAGGCGAAGTTTCGCCAGACATTTGCACCTCAGCCTCCGAAGGGCTTCCTCTCTAAGTTATTTGGCGGTGGTTCGAGCGCTTCACCTCCTGAACTCGATGGTGAAGACGTATTGGCCGCTGCAGAGATCCTCGCTACACTTCGAGGCCATCCAGCCGTTGATGCGATGGAAGATTTAGCGGATTTGCCAGACATCAAGGTCACAGACGAGATCGTCGCACTGGCGATCCAGGCTATCGATTCAGTGATGACTTCCTCGGATCTGAAGGATTGTTGGGAGGACACGGATGATTTTGAATCATGGGTTGAAACGGTGAAGGACATCAGAGCCAGACTATCCAGAGCATGA
- a CDS encoding FkbM family methyltransferase, which produces MDHALLALAQNIGLTALDVGARGGVNTDLGPVAEATKYVGFEPDAVECARLQNAGIGGGWKQVQFVPVALADYEGTFDLNLYSKRGCSSKYRARQDLGKLFCRGEFYNLDQIVKVPCSRLDDVLHKEGILEPAFMKIDVQSMEVEVFNGAPRTLKEDLVGIRTEVSFFPMYEEQPLFAEIDQRVRQDGFVPMRWLENHEWRRATGKKPYSMADGPLPFSRGQLMHADVLYLLHPEALPTNDEKSLRRLVRLGLVASCYQHYDHAMAAFARPYVRQLCQDQWKIDPFKAVERMSQAEVTLTRRLAWRLMKTLQKNFA; this is translated from the coding sequence ATGGATCACGCCCTGCTCGCCTTAGCCCAAAATATCGGACTCACAGCCTTGGACGTAGGAGCCAGGGGAGGAGTGAATACAGATCTAGGCCCAGTGGCTGAGGCAACGAAATACGTGGGATTTGAGCCGGACGCCGTAGAATGCGCAAGGCTACAGAATGCAGGTATCGGAGGAGGATGGAAGCAGGTTCAGTTCGTCCCTGTCGCTCTGGCCGATTATGAGGGGACTTTCGATCTCAACCTTTATTCGAAGCGAGGCTGCTCATCCAAGTACAGAGCCCGCCAAGATCTGGGAAAACTTTTTTGCCGAGGAGAGTTCTACAATCTGGATCAAATTGTCAAAGTGCCCTGCTCTCGTTTGGACGACGTTCTTCATAAAGAAGGGATCCTTGAACCTGCCTTCATGAAAATCGATGTTCAAAGCATGGAGGTGGAAGTTTTCAATGGCGCTCCACGCACACTCAAAGAAGATCTCGTTGGGATTCGCACCGAAGTTTCTTTCTTCCCAATGTATGAAGAACAACCGCTGTTTGCTGAGATCGATCAGCGAGTCCGCCAAGATGGGTTTGTTCCGATGCGCTGGCTTGAAAACCATGAATGGAGGCGTGCCACTGGAAAAAAACCTTATTCGATGGCCGATGGCCCTCTACCGTTCTCACGCGGACAATTGATGCATGCCGATGTCCTCTATTTGCTCCATCCCGAGGCGTTGCCGACAAACGACGAAAAATCCTTGCGCCGCTTGGTGCGTTTAGGTTTGGTCGCTTCGTGCTATCAGCATTATGACCACGCGATGGCCGCATTTGCGCGACCTTATGTGCGGCAGCTGTGCCAGGATCAATGGAAAATCGATCCGTTCAAAGCCGTTGAGCGCATGTCTCAAGCCGAGGTCACTTTGACCCGCAGGCTAGCTTGGCGTTTGATGAAAACGTTGCAAAAGAACTTTGCCTAG
- a CDS encoding DUF167 domain-containing protein has translation MNAENLTQLVVRVTPNARKSEILNWGMDEKGRSVLLLKLGAPPVDGKANTELIQFLAKTLGCSKSQITLLRGEGSRQKVLELPQSAYDKLPAVK, from the coding sequence ATGAATGCTGAAAACCTGACCCAGTTGGTGGTGCGTGTGACGCCCAATGCGCGGAAGTCCGAGATCCTGAATTGGGGCATGGATGAAAAAGGCCGCTCGGTTCTCCTCCTGAAGCTCGGCGCACCGCCGGTGGACGGGAAGGCGAACACAGAGCTCATTCAGTTCCTCGCCAAAACCCTGGGCTGTTCCAAAAGCCAGATCACCCTCCTGCGCGGAGAGGGCAGTCGGCAGAAGGTACTGGAACTGCCGCAGTCGGCCTATGACAAGTTGCCTGCGGTGAAGTAA